The genomic window CAATGTTCACGACACATCTGGCAGCCGATTCAAAGACGGACGTTGTTGTAGACTATATATAGATAGTTATTTTGTAGCCTTCTTCATTCTTCCAATGTAATTTGTGGATGATGAAAAATTCAGAAGAAAAGTTGGTTTCTCTTTACTTGTCTTCGAAAGTATTTTCTAAGATTTAGTTGTGGGTTGTAAACATTTATGTCTATCgatctgtctgtatatctgtctgtctctctgtctgtctctctgtctgtctctctgtctatctcaaTTTGTTCACTTTCTTGCGTGCTAggttgtgtttgtctgtttgtgattGTGTTGGTTTGATTCATAGTCATTGTTGGTAAAGTATTGTTTGACGACAGACCCGCAAAATATCGACGTAGTTAGCAGTAATCAATTCGTATTGTTGGTGTGATATTATGTTGTCCTTGTGGGTCCTTCTACGCATTCTAACAGTACTCCAATCACTGATAGAAAACACCACAACCCGCCGTTTGTGCTTAAGACTGTCACAGTGATTCCTTTAATAAAATGATATCCTTTTTAAAACAGATGGTGCGTCTTCTTTTCATTGCTCTCGTCGTCGTCGCGGCTCGCGCTGCCACCGTCCCCCCTCTTCCTGACACCACCCAAGATGTCATCCCAGATACGTCGTCACAGGCACCCCCAGACATCGTGGACTCCAGCTCATCCGCTCCTCCTCCCCTTGTCACCGACACCCTCGCCCCTGTCGTCAGCAGCTCCGCACCTGACGTCACCAGTGACACTCCTGACGTCACCACTGACGCCCCTGTCACCACTGACGCCACCAGTGACGCTCCTGTCGTCACCACTGACGCCCCTGACGTCATCACGGCCGCCCCTCACGTCACCACGGCCGCCCCAACAGACGCGCCCAGTGTGGCGTGCAACACGACCCTGGTGGAGATCCAGCTGGTGTACAACTTCACCAACTCCCCTGACTTCAGGCACCTGAGCGAGAACCAGCAGATCTTCCTGTATGAGGTGCTGGCGGCCGCCGAGGCCTGCAGGCTGAGGACCTTCATCAGCCCTGAGACCATGCAAAGAACCTTCCTGCTTACCGAGGGTGGGTGACCTGCAACACACTTGATGCCGCCTTCTGAAAGAAAAGTCAAGCCGACCTACAAGTTTCAGGTTTCTGCAGCTGCATGGAAGATCCGTATGTAATACTGTACtaagttttcttcttcttttcaactGGCTAGTTATAAATGAGTCTGTCGACAGTGAGGTCTGGGcggaggtgcacgaagcgaaagtgggtccaACCCAACTGGGTGGGAACCAGCCGCGGGGCCGGATTgtttgaaattgagatttgttgggatctcaaccaatcagaccccgcggctggTTCCTTCCTACCCAGTTGGATGGCACtcagtttcgcttcgtgcatgCATCCGAGTTTGCCCAGAGCTCACTGTCGACAGACTCATTTATAACTAGCCAGTTGAAAAACATAAACTAAGTTCAGTGTAACATACGGATCTTACATGCAGCTGCAAAAACCTGTGAGATGTACGTGAGTCTGCTTGGTAGTTTTAACCCGGAAAGTAGcaagctgggtttttttctgtagTGATTTGTGTGATGACCAGTGaagcaaaaacaaataaactcaCAAATAAAAAAACTGCCGTTTACAAAGTAACCGTTTGAAGAAGACATTAGCAGATCGATTCCTGTCTTGGGTGGCACTGGTAAACTGGTTCACTGATCTGTAAACTGTACACGTCTGGCGAGATTAAGAACAATGTAGAAGCACAGGCTttgaccctcccccccccccaaaaaaaaacccatggcAAGACGGTAGATGCTTTTGATCGTTTGTTTTCAGAGAAAGCCTTCATCTTACATAAGAGTGGGTTTTGTTCTTATTATTTAAAGCTTCGTAGATATTGATGTGGTCGTCgctattgttgattttgttcaaCCTAactttgccttttgtttttcaGACTTGCCCTTGAAATACGTGTACACATTTATCAGCTTCCTCGCAAGGGTGAGTTCTGCACACATTCAGTCCCACGCTTAcgtataaggccaaaaaaaaaaataggtctgtttacggtaacccgaccgaccctagttttttcgcgcgaccctagacttttttttggcatttggggaaaaaaaaaaaaaatcttggtttttttgcaaaataacgtaaaaatatggttttttgggaaaaaaaaacaaacaaaaaaaaaccaatcccgacctaccgaccctattttttgggcctatgttaccgtaaacagacctatttttttttttggcctaaacagaCACATAcccgcacacaaacacagagagagaagttTTGGGGcgtaagaagaagaacaacaacaaagagaggaggaggaagagagagagacagagacagacagacagagacagacagacagacagacagacagagacagacagagacagacagacagacagacacagaaagaaagagagagacaaagacaaagagagtgagagagggggagggggggggggacatgttCAACGAAATAATGCATATATTGCATGTGTTTTTTTCAATTCCAATGAATACTTTAAATAATTGTAACATTTTGTTGCTGTTATAATGTTCAATTCGCTATTTGCTTGGTTAACCGACAGATCAGCTTTGGCATTTTACAATTAATGCCATGACAGAGTTGTTGACTCAGACGAGAAACCGTTTTGTTGTCATTGTGTTGTATTCCCCTGAGGGGGTAAAATTATGATTGCGCTCACTCAAGTTTTTGTTATGCGATCCTGCTCGAATACCTGTCAAGCAAAtaacaaattttttttatcaaatcaaGAACACAGGAACTCGTTTTGGAAAGTGTAATTGAACAATAGATTCAATTTTACTTGTGATAAGCTTTGAGTAATACTTACATCATCGTTCCACGTTAATGAAATGGGGCAGAAAAAAATAGAATTTTGTGCGCTTcacacctcccccctcccccctcatccACCCCTCCTCCACCCTGGCCGCCGGCGATGTGGACTGGTCGAGCAGATTTGATCAGTTGTTTAGTTTCCAAGTTGGATTGTTTGCAGAGCATGGAGAGGGAAGGAATCGTTGTACCCGTTTAGGTATACAGCTGGCTCAACTCCTATTGAGCATAGAATTGTGCGTTGGTCGCAGCTTGAATGTTACTACCTCATCGTATTTTCACTATTCTAACATGTATCGGTCCATTTCACCGCGAAATTATGTTTCTTTACTAATAAAACTGTCGCGTATACATCGATATAAGTCTAAGAGTTTGCtagtgcgtgtgtacgtgcgtgtgtgtgtgtgaatgtgtgtatgtgtgtgtgtgtgtatgtgtgtgtttgtatttgttgtatgtgtgtggttgtgtgtgtgtctctgtgtgtgtgtatttgttgtatgtgtgtgtatgtgtgtgtgtgtgtgtgtgtgtgtgtatgtgtgtgtgtgtgtgtgtgtgtatgtgtgtgtgtgtgtgtttgtcaatgAAAAAGCTGTCTATTGCAAAAATGCAGAAGcatgattgtgtatgtgtgcttctGCCTTGGGAGTATGTTCTTGTTTAACACTGTGACACTGTGAAAGGTGTTTAATTGTTCATTGTCAATTCCTCcgaagcggcgtatggctgccttaatggcggggtaaaaacggtcatacacgtaaaattccacttgtgcccacgaacgcagaagaagaagaagaagttcattGTCAATGTAGATTTAATGGAGAgagagaccccccgcgggttagggggaagaatttacccgatgctccccagcatgtcgtaagaggcgactaacggattctgtttctccttttacccttgttaagtgtttcttgtatagaatatagtcaatgtttgtaaagattttagtcaagcagtatgtaagaaatgttaagtcctttgtactggaaacttgcattctcccagtaaggtcatttattcccccctctgcttctttacctctgtaaacttgtaggggtagttatttttcgataatgacccagcaaccaaacaaataacgacccagcaacagcctgaatcctcgatagtgcaatgggttgagaggttgttctgtttcggtactactttttgcgactgaaaagttccgaacgctctaatgtacgaagtatacatctctggagcaaacaatacaaacataccgcatttaaattaacaactacaggcctgaacacatgaatctccatataaaatccatgagttcggttgttttctgaatctcatctgccgtgccgtcaagccgttcatcacaagcaatttcccaaggcaagtaactcatactttgtctagcgacaagaatAGTTCCCCTGAaaactcagttccttcgacaacagactgcaatccgacggtcagttttcaacaatatttcatttaataaacagatcacacgcaaccaaatgcacacatctcatcaatttaaacaacataaaggggtttcatacactattttccccagaaaactgaacttcatacagtttttaacgttggaacacgggtgcaaaagttcgtctgctagtcccatttgacgaaaaaccattatcctaagcgatactaaaacatgtacagaacacacaatatctgcctttgccgccacggcagaataacagcatatctgtgtacttgattttagcccaaaataggaaaactgacaagaagtgttaacagaatggaatgatttgcacggaactatacaaccgcgcattaatcgatcgcttGCGCAGGTTGattggttgagagaataggattcgatcaaactttcgcaaaaaaactcctcttttctttgaataactgaagaaaggaggaataaagaggttacacacctcgtctcagtgattataaaaaataatggtctcagttcgcggtcatgaaaaagctcgctaaagctcgcatttttcatgatccgctaacttcgaccattatttttaataatcactgagactcggcgtgtaacctctacatattgtactacgttgcaagcccctggagcaaatttttgatttgtgcttttgtgaacaagaaacaattgacaagtggctctatcccatcttccccctttccctgtcgcgatataaccttaacggttgaaaacgacgttaaacaccaaataaagaaagaaagaatggagagagagagagagagagagagagagagagagagagagagagagagagaggatgatgatgatgatgatgatggaactttatttttcaaggatagaggtttaaggcgacgccttttcttacaaccggtccttacttctaatacaaatgtctactaaatgataaacaagtaaagcaacatgacaaataaacaaagtaaacgaacgaaccagcaaacaatcgacaagtaagcaaacaaacaaataaacataaacaacaaaatgacaaaataagcaacatacaaatcgaaagcgaaacatgcaacatattaaatgaggttacacatgtaaagtaaTCGAcagtaaaattcacacgataccaacgtttacactaatgctaatgatgattatatggtgtaaatgatgatgatgaagatgttgatgatgatgatgatgatgatgatcaagtggtgatgatgatgatgatgatgatgatgatgatgatgatgatggaaaatcgcaacataaattccacttAATACataataataaagaacatatttgtgttattcataaagctttgccaattgttgacagctacttgcacatgttaagactagtatagccatctaggtaggcATAAAATGAtcatgcagagcttgtttaaaactctttagtgaggttaatgatcttattacagacggaatggagttccacaccatagcgccagagaaggcttgactagttttgaacaaatcaatcctgggtattggtggtagaaaattgatagacccgtacctttcggtgactctgtgaaataggtcctgaatatagatgggcacttcgccataatatacatcattacagtcttattaaactgtaactgtttaactagcggcaggtagtttagattctttaacttcaaatcagctgataattgtggaccatttaacatgattttagctgcccgacgatgtagagagtttaattttttcatgtgaatatcagagacgccatcccaaagagttgatgcgtaattaatatgggataagatgtgggcatgataaaatagttttagtgttgcgatatcgacatattgctttaactttgatagcagaaacaaattcttggatactttttgacaaatataatgtacatgagattgccattttaattcttgatcgactatcacacccaaaacacgatgttccgttacctgctgaacaggttgtgattccagagaaagatttaacttaagaggtcgtgactggtgtttttgtcttgttgtaataatcatgctttttgtcttccctgggtgcactatcataaaattctggttacaccaattgttgacttcattcagactagactgtaaggaaacttcaatttcttgaacagtcctacagcttgtgtgaagcgtcgaatcatctgcaaaaaattctgttttaactttggaattagatatataaaaggggaggtcattaatgaatacacaaaacaaaataggccctaaaactgacccctgagggactccactctttaaacatcctttgggagagGTTTCACCGTTTGtagaaacatactgtgttctgttgacaagatatgatttaaagaatgaacacgttgcgggattgttcacgtacaatgcgagtttatgtaaaagtaatgtgtgatctacaagatcaaaagctttcttaaaatcaagaaatacagcccctgatatgtccgaacgattaattgccgatagccagttatcacatagtgatgaaagagctgtactacaggaatgtttcggacgaaacccagattgaaagttgtgaaataatttgcacctttccatgtagttcagaagattcttctggatgtgcttctctaaaggctttgataaaataggaagcaatgaaattggcctgaagttattagggtcagacacatctttattttaggaagtggaacgacctttgccgttttaaatgcatcaggaaaaatattttgttcaatgcaaagattatacacatacgttagggattccactatgtacggtagagctaatttaagcaacgacggggggattttgtcaggccccatggatttattattctgaaggttttctataaattttccaacttcatgtacggcaatagttgggatagagaatgaatcttgtgatttcaatttatgaatacaaaattgttttaatctaaacaacagggagtccccaccctcgacttcttcatttacatttttagaTTGTTTCAATCGATCAGCCAAACACAGAAAGTGCTCATTGAATTCGTCAGGAGAATTGGCGCTATTTAATCTGCTATTTCTTCTTTGGGATTTACCTAACACTTCATTTATGGCTTGCCAAAGCGTGGCAACATCCTTTTTGTCTTcaaccaagagagagagagagagagagagagagagagagagagagagagagagagagagagagagagagagagagagagagagagaaacagaaccactttgcgactgaaaaggaggacacacaaacactgtgacactcacacatgaacacacacgcccgcaatatcacacacacgcgcacgcacacacaaacacaaacacgcacgcacaaatcaAGCGAGCAAGCAAGCAAAATGGTGTGCTACAGTACATTAATTTTATTTCTATCAGTGCAGTTAATTTGTTGCAGTCATGTTTAATATCATAATTTTCCCCCTGTCGACTTTGCACAGTGCTCAGCATCAAGGTGCTGcaacaaatatatatacaagTATATATAGCGATGTAAGCGCATACTGATtacggacacacatacacacacacacacacacacacacacacaccaaatactcctctgtttctctctctctgtctctctctctctctgtctctctctctgtctgtctgtctgtctctctctctctctctctctctctctctctctctctctctctctctctctctctctctctctctctctctctctctctctctcttttcggaAATTGttgcagatgattcgacgcttcacacaagctgtaggactgttcaagaaattgaagtttccttacagtctagtctgaatgaagtcaacaattggtgtaaccagaattttatgatagtgcacccagggaagacaaaaagcatgagtattacaagacaaaaacaccagtcacgacctcttaagttaaatctttctctggaatcacaacctgttcagcaggtaacggaacatcgtgttttgggtgtgatagtcgatcaagaattaaaatggcaatctcatgtacattatatttgtcaaaaagtatccaagaatttgtttctgctatcaaagttaaagcaatatgtcgatatcgcaacactaaaactattttatcatgcccacatcttattccatattaattacgcatcaactctttgggatggcgtctctgatattcacatgaaaaaattaaactctctacatcgtcgggcagctaaaatcatgttaaatggtccacaattatcagctgatttgaagttaaagaatctaaactacctgccactagttaaacagttacagtttaataagactgtaatgatgtacaaagtatatcatggcgaagtgcccaactatattcaggacctatttcacagtcaccgaaaggtacgggtctatcaattttctaccaccaatacccaggattgatttgttcaaaactagtcaagccttctctggcgctatggtgtggaactccattccgtctgtaataagatcattaacctcactaaagagttttaaacaagctctgcataatcattatatgtctacctagatggctactagtcttaacatgtgcaagtttgtttgtttgtttgtttgtttgcttaacgcccagccgaccacgaagggccatatcagggcggacatgtgcaagtagctgtcaacaattggcaaagctttatgaattacaaaaatatgttctttattacatgtattatgtggaatttatgttgcgattttccatcatcatcatcaacatcatcatcatcattatcatcatcaaatcatcatcatcatcatcatcatcatcatcttcatcatcttcatcatcatcatttacaccatataatcattgtaagcattagtgtaaacgttggtattgtgtgaattttaccgtcgatcactttacatgtgtaacctcaattattaacatgttgcatgtttcgcttttgatttgtatgt from Littorina saxatilis isolate snail1 linkage group LG4, US_GU_Lsax_2.0, whole genome shotgun sequence includes these protein-coding regions:
- the LOC138964903 gene encoding threonine-rich protein-like isoform X1, coding for MNTITKKMVRLLFIALVVVAARAATVPPLPDTTQDVIPDTSSQAPPDIVDSSSSAPPPLVTDTLAPVVSSSAPDVTSDTPDVTTDAPVTTDATSDAPVVTTDAPDVITAAPHVTTAAPTDAPSVACNTTLVEIQLVYNFTNSPDFRHLSENQQIFLYEVLAAAEACRLRTFISPETMQRTFLLTEDLPLKYVYTFISFLARSMEREGIVVPV
- the LOC138964903 gene encoding threonine-rich protein-like isoform X2, encoding MVRLLFIALVVVAARAATVPPLPDTTQDVIPDTSSQAPPDIVDSSSSAPPPLVTDTLAPVVSSSAPDVTSDTPDVTTDAPVTTDATSDAPVVTTDAPDVITAAPHVTTAAPTDAPSVACNTTLVEIQLVYNFTNSPDFRHLSENQQIFLYEVLAAAEACRLRTFISPETMQRTFLLTEDLPLKYVYTFISFLARSMEREGIVVPV